In one window of Escherichia coli DSM 30083 = JCM 1649 = ATCC 11775 DNA:
- a CDS encoding iron-containing alcohol dehydrogenase produces the protein MVIINSTILSGAGAIPSLTSLLPDIRKMLLVTDRNIAQLDGVQQIRALLEKHCPQVNVIDNVPAEPTHHDVRQLMDALGDASFDVVVGIGGGSVLDVAKLLSVLCHPQSPGLDALLAGEKPTQRVQSWLIPTTAGTGSEATPNAILAIPEQSTKVGIISQVLLPDYVALFPELTTSMPAHIAASTGIDALCHLLECFTATVANPVSDNAALTGLSKLFRHIQPAVNDPQDLRAKLEMLWASYYGGVAITHAGTHLVHALSYPLGGKYHLPHGVANAILLAPCMAFVRPWAVEKFARVWDCIPDAETALSAEEKSHALVTWLQALVNQLKLPNNLADLGVPPEDIASLSEAALNVKRLMNNVPCQLDLQDVQAIYQTLFPQHQFKE, from the coding sequence TGACGTCGCTCTTACCCGACATCAGAAAAATGCTGCTGGTCACTGACCGTAATATTGCGCAGCTCGACGGTGTGCAGCAGATTCGCGCCTTACTGGAAAAGCACTGCCCGCAGGTTAACGTTATCGATAATGTGCCCGCAGAGCCCACGCATCATGATGTGCGCCAGCTAATGGATGCCCTTGGCGATGCCTCTTTTGATGTGGTGGTCGGGATCGGCGGTGGCAGCGTGTTGGATGTGGCGAAGCTGCTGTCGGTGCTTTGCCATCCACAATCACCGGGGCTGGATGCGCTGCTTGCGGGTGAAAAACCGACTCAGCGGGTGCAATCATGGTTGATTCCTACAACCGCCGGAACCGGCTCAGAAGCCACGCCGAATGCGATTCTGGCAATCCCTGAACAAAGCACGAAGGTGGGTATTATTTCCCAGGTGCTGTTACCAGACTATGTGGCGCTTTTCCCGGAACTGACCACCAGCATGCCCGCGCATATTGCGGCGTCCACGGGCATTGATGCTCTTTGCCACTTACTGGAGTGTTTTACCGCGACCGTGGCAAATCCGGTCAGCGATAACGCGGCGCTGACTGGGTTAAGTAAACTTTTCCGGCACATTCAACCCGCCGTGAACGATCCTCAGGATCTGCGCGCAAAACTGGAAATGCTGTGGGCGTCTTACTATGGCGGCGTAGCGATAACCCATGCGGGCACGCATCTCGTTCATGCGCTCTCCTACCCGTTAGGTGGCAAATATCATCTGCCGCATGGCGTCGCGAATGCCATCTTGCTGGCGCCGTGCATGGCGTTTGTTCGCCCCTGGGCGGTCGAGAAATTTGCCCGGGTCTGGGATTGCATTCCCGATGCGGAAACCGCCCTGAGCGCGGAAGAAAAATCTCATGCCCTGGTGACCTGGTTACAGGCATTAGTCAATCAACTCAAGCTACCCAACAATCTCGCGGATCTCGGCGTACCGCCAGAGGATATTGCCTCTCTGAGCGAGGCGGCACTGAACGTGAAGCGCCTTATGAACAATGTGCCGTGCCAGCTTGATCTACAGGACGTACAGGCCATTTACCAAACACTGTTTCCGCAACATCAATTTAAGGAATAA
- a CDS encoding dihydrodipicolinate synthase family protein produces MPKTIEGVLTAIVTPFTATGSLNIPALKVQVNRQLEAGNAIFCGGTNGEFFVLNEQEKLSVTQTCVDEVAGRAPVVAHIGEISTRETIRLGQQIEKLGVDAVSVIAPYFVPLKQEELIAHYSAIADALSIPMFLYNIPARTGNTIQPETARALASHPNIIGIKDSAGSDESLKGFLDAVRDIDGFNVLNGPDSLIHKGFVEGCSACISGLANIAPREINAIWSRFHAGDIEGSYEAQESVTGLRTDLYKVAFSPAAVKKALQLMGHDVGDSRYAVNFTPEQISEIQQIIRHYNIN; encoded by the coding sequence ATGCCGAAAACCATTGAAGGTGTATTAACCGCTATCGTCACCCCGTTTACCGCGACCGGCAGTCTGAATATCCCGGCGTTAAAAGTGCAGGTGAATCGTCAACTGGAAGCGGGTAACGCGATTTTTTGCGGCGGCACCAACGGCGAGTTTTTTGTGTTGAATGAACAGGAGAAGCTCAGCGTTACGCAAACCTGCGTGGATGAAGTGGCTGGTCGTGCGCCGGTCGTGGCACACATTGGCGAGATCTCTACGCGCGAAACGATTCGTCTGGGTCAGCAGATTGAAAAACTTGGCGTAGATGCCGTGTCGGTCATTGCCCCTTACTTCGTACCGCTGAAACAGGAAGAGTTGATTGCGCATTACAGCGCAATTGCCGACGCACTGAGCATTCCGATGTTTCTCTATAACATCCCGGCCCGCACTGGCAATACGATCCAGCCAGAAACCGCGCGTGCTCTGGCGTCGCACCCCAATATCATTGGGATTAAAGACAGCGCCGGAAGCGACGAAAGCCTGAAGGGTTTTCTCGATGCGGTGCGCGACATTGACGGCTTTAATGTGCTCAACGGCCCGGATTCGCTGATCCATAAAGGGTTTGTCGAGGGATGTTCAGCCTGTATCTCTGGGCTCGCCAACATCGCGCCGCGAGAAATCAATGCCATCTGGTCTCGCTTCCATGCCGGTGATATTGAAGGGTCTTATGAAGCACAGGAGAGTGTAACGGGCCTGCGTACCGATCTTTATAAAGTAGCATTCTCCCCGGCTGCGGTGAAAAAAGCGTTGCAGCTTATGGGGCATGATGTTGGTGATAGCCGCTACGCGGTTAATTTCACGCCTGAACAGATCAGCGAGATTCAACAAATTATTCGTCATTATAACATTAATTAA